The DNA region AACAGCTTTTGGCCCTTGGACGGCAATTAAGATTTTTCCTTTAGAAAGGTCTTGAAAATTTAATTCGTTGGCATCAATATGCTGTAATAACCATGCTTTGTCTTTGCTAGTAGTGGCAGCATTGACAATTATCACTCCCTGTTGTTCGCCAGAAGAATTTTCGCCCTGGTAGTAGAAAATAATGTCGTCAATAATACCGCCTTCTGGATTTAACAAGACTGTGTATTGAGCTTGACCAGGTTGTAATCTACTTAAGTCGGAAGGAACTAAATACTGAAGTTTGGTAATCAAGTTTTTCCCTTGAAAGGTAAATTTACCCATATGGGAAATATCGAACATTCCAGCAGCATTTCTTACTGCCTCATGTTCGTTGGTAATACCGCTAAATTGTACGGGCATTTCCCAACCACCAAAGCTGGTAAGCCGTGCTTTTAGTTCTTGGGCAAGGAAATATAGAGGTGTTTTATATAGGGGGAGGGCGTTCTCTTCTTGTTTAACCACAGGTAGATTTGTTGTCGTAGATTATCAACTTTAGTATCTTACGGCAGGCTTCTATGGAAGCGTATTAACAGGCAGGGGTTTAATCGCAAAATCATTTTATTTCCTCCAACTATACCGAGCTAGTATGGGCTACGATGTCTGCCGAAGGAAACATTAACTTTCATGTTTCTATGCTCTCCTAATTTATAGGGACTGGGTATTGGCTAACTAGCCGCGTTGTAATCAATCAGCGGACTCTTCAGGAGGAAATGCTGTGCATGGTTCCCGACTTAAGCAGACTGGTTTTGCCGTATAAAAGTCCTCGCAAGAGAATTCTCACTGCAATTTGTTGAAAGGTCTGTTGGATATTTTGCAAAGACAGGGGAAATTGGTATGATTTTAACTGCGGTTTATCTATCAAATTTTAGGAGTATTTTTCCTAGCCTGTGGTGAAATTGCTAAATCAACCTTCTGTTTTTTAATTTAAAGATTGGGAGCTAACTATGAAGAGGCGTTCTGCATTACGCGCCTTACTATTTACGGCAGGATTGTTAATACCTGCCTGTACTCAGACACAAAATTCCACTCAAAACGAAGCATCAACGAGTCAAACCCAAGCAGTTACTAATGTACAAAAATCAAAGTCAGTGGAACTAACATTGGTTGGTTATGGAGTGGCTAAATCGCTTTTCTCCAAAATCATTCCGGCATTTCAACAAGAGTGGAAGGCGAAAACAGGTCAAGATGCGATCTTTAAGGAATCCTATGGTGCATCTGGAGCACAAACTAGAGCAATCCTGGGTGGTTTGCAAGCTGACATCCTGGTTCAAAATCTGCAGAGCAACATTGATCCTTTAGTGGAAAAGGATTTTGTGAGTCAACAGTGGAGCCAACGATTGCCCAATCAAGCTTCCCCTGCTAACACGGTTATGGTTTTAGTAACAAGACCTGGAAATCCCATGCAAATTCGAGATTGGAGGGATTTAGCTCGCGAAAATCTGTCTATTGTGGCGATTAATCCACAAACTTCTGGTAACGCTCGGTGGGGTATCTTAGCAGGGTATGGTTCTGTTCTCAAGTCTCAAGGAGAGCAGGCGGCTGATGATTTTCTCAAAGGCTTTGTGAAGAATATTAAGACATTGGTGAGCAGTGGGCGAGAGGCAACGGATGCATTTGTAAAAAACAAAATTGGAGATGTATTAATCACATTTGAAAACGAGATTATCTTCACTAATAACTCCATTCCTGAAGATTATCCCTACATTGTGCCGACGACTAATATTCAGGTTGATTTTCCAGTCACTGTCGTTGACAAGATTGTAGATAAAAAGGGAACCCGCGAAGTTGCAGAAGCATTTACTAAGTTTTTGTTTTCACCCAAAGGTCAGGAAATCTATGCTCAATCAGGCTATCGTCCCATTGAGCAACAGGCATATCAAAAATATGCCAAACTTTACAAGTCTGTAAAGACTCTTTATAAAATTGCAGATTTTGGTGGTTGGAAACAGGTTAACCAAAAGCTTTTTGCCGATGGAGCGTTATTTGATTCTGCCCAAGCAACCCGAACTCGATAATTGCAATGTCAGCTATCTCTGTAACACCCTCTACACAGCGCTTTCATCAGGCTCTTTTGCAAGGTTTAGCCCTTACCTATGTTAGTTTTATCATTCTGCTACCTTTGGGAGCAATCTTTCTACAAGCTTCTAAAAGCTCTTGGCAGGAATTGGGGCTAGTTGTTACTGCTCCAGTTGCTGTAGAGGCATATAAACTTTCTTTTTCTGCTGCGCTGTTGGCTGCCCTAATTAACAGCGTTTTTGGAGTCATACTCGCCTGGATTTTAGTACGTTACAACTTTCCTGGCCGAAAGCTCGCAGACGGTTTGGTTGATTTGCCCTTTGCTATGCCAGCAGTAGTTGCCGGGATTGCTTTAGTGTCTCTATACGGATCTGGTGGAGTAGTTGGACAGTACTTTGACTCTGGAACATTTTTAGGGAATTGCTTGCGGCAACTTGGTATTGAGCAGGTTAACTTGACTTCATCTGTAGTCGGAGTTGTTTTTGCAAAGATCTTTGTTACCCTTCCTTTTGTTGTGAGAACCGTACAACCTGTGTTGATGGAGATTGAGCCGGAGGTTGAGGAAGCAGCGCACAGTCTTGGAGCAAACTCTTGGCAAACATTTTGGAGAGTTATTTTTCCCCAATTATTACCTGCAATCTTGACAGGGTTTACTCTTGCTTTTGCCCGTGCTGTCGGAGAGTACGGTGTAGTAGTGATGATTTCTGGCAATATTCCTTTTGAGACAATGATTAGCTCAGTCTACATCTACCGTCGATTGGAACAGTATGACTATAGTGGTGCAACAGCTGTGGCGATTGTGTTGTTGATGTTTTCTTTAGTGATTTTGATATGTACTAATTTGTTGTATTGGTGGAGTCGGCGATATGAAATTTCCATTCCTACTAAGTTTTAATACGGCATATTTATCGCCAGATAAAAACAAGATTGCAGTTAGTGACGAAAAGTATTTTGGATCGTAATGAAATTCTTTATCAAGCAAGTTAAGGCAACCTTACAATCGCTGCCTTGGGGACGCTATCTATTAATTACTTTCGGTCTTTCTTTCTTAGCGATCGCCGTTGTATTTCCCCTACTAAATATCTTTTATCAAGCATTCGCTAATGGTATTGAAGCTTATTGGGCTGGAGTCACGACACCCGAAGCACGTCATGCCATCTTTTTAACTGTGGCGATCGCTTTAGTTTCACTTCCTATTAATATCGGGTTTGGAGTATTGCTTGCTTGGATTTTGGCGCGACACTCGTTTCCCGGTAAGGTGCTGTTGCTAGGAATTATTGACTTGCCATTAGCTATTTCACCTACTGTTGTAGGTTTGATGTTCATTCTTCTGTTCAGTCACACAGCAGGTATCTTTGGTTCCTGGTTAGAAACAGCCAACATTGATGTAATTTTTGCCCTGCCAGGGATGATTTTAACGACTTTGTTTGTAACTTTCCCATTTGTAGCGCGAGAGGTATTACCAGCACTGCAAAATATGGGGCTGGAAGAGGAGGAAGCAGCTAAAACGTTGGGAGCAAATTCCTGGCAGACTTTTTGGCGAGTGACTTTCCCTTCTATTCGTTGGGCTTTGCTTTACGGAGTACTGATCTGTACATCTAGGGCGATCGGAGAGTTTGGCGCAGTTTCGGTTGTCTCCGGCAAGCTGATCGGACAAACAAACACTTTGACATTGCATGTCGAACAAGTATATACCGAATACCAAACTGTTGCAGCCTTTGCCTGCGCATCGCTTCTAGCAGTAATGGGACTTTTAAGTTTGGTTGGACAGGAATTGCTACGAACAAAGGACAAACAATGAAAGTTCGTTTTGTCACAATACTCTCAATCAGGAGATTAAATCAGATTTAGTCAGTACTTACGCACGATTCACTTAATAATCAAACCATGGAGACATTGAGAACGCGCAGGAGTAAGAGTTCGAGAATTGTCTTACTTAATTAATTTTAGTTTTAAAATTTACTTTATTTAAAAAATATGCCAGAAGAAATACTTGATAAATCACTGGGAGAATATACTCATCCTCAAGGATATCTAGAATATGTCAGCACTTTACCGTTTCTGGGTCGTTTGCACTGTTCAACCCGACAGATTGAGGCTGGAAGTTGGCAAGAAATTCTCTTGGACTATGAAGTTGGTGCTTCTGGAATTGCCGATGGTGCCTGGTTGAAGGTAACGTTTAAATTTTACTCAGATTGGGCGTTATTTCAAACGGAAGATCCCAAGGCTGCTAACTATATTTCTGCCGAATACCAGGCTCGTCCTCCTCTGGTTGGTGAAAGTCCGGCAACGGTGCAGTCACTGAAAGTCCGATTCGATCAGAAGGGGCATGAACGTCCTTATCAAAAGGCAATTATTGTAGACATCATAGATGGTTACCTCAAACCAGGAGACCACATTTTGATTCGGTTAGGCGATCGCCGCGCTGGTAGTCCGGGAACGCGAGTGCAAACCTTTGTGGAACAAGGCTTCCGATTCCGGGCTTATATCGATCCGGTTGGCACTTCTCGCTTTGCTGAAATTCCCGGTGATGTGGTGATTGATATTGTGCCAGGATTACCTGCCAAACTGGCAATTGTGACTCCGCGACTTGTTAAGACAAACGTTGGCTTCCCTGTACGGGTAAGAGCAGAAGATGCTTGGGGTAACACTTGCTGGGGACTAGGAGGAAAGGTGCACTTAACAAGTTATAGTTTAGGCAAAATTCTACAAGAGCAGCTACTTAATTTACCAGAGCAAGGTTGGGCAGTAGCAAAAACAAAATTTACTCTAGATACAAATGCAGAAATTATACTTCAGGCTACTTTAGTAGGAACTGAACTGCAAAGCACTCCAACTCCGATCGCATCTGAAAGTAACATTGCCTTTCCACGAGCATTTTTTGCCGACCTCCACGTACACTCTAACAACACTGTTGGAACAAATAGTACAGAGTATAATTTTGCCTATGGTCGGGATGTTGCAGGGCTAGACGTTCTAGGTTATACAGCTAATGATTTCAATATTACTGAGGAACACTGGCAGCAAGACGTGAAACTCTGCCGAGAAGTAACGCAGGAGGGCGAGTTTCTCTGCTATCCGGGTACAGAATGGTGTGGTAACTCAGCTGCGGGAGGCGATCGCAATGTTATTTTCTTGGGTAATGAAGTCTTGTTTCCTTATGATCGCCAGGGCAAACAGGTACGCTCGTTTGAGTGGAATGAAGACATGAAAGGTAAGCAATTACTACCTGGAGCTTGGCCTGTGGATCGGCTTTACGCAGCCTACATTCACAATCCAGAGCAGTACCTACTCATTCCTCACATTGGCGGGCGGCGTGCTATTTTAGACTGGCATCACCCCAAACTAGAACGTCTTATAGAAATCGGTTCTGCTTGGGGACATTTTCCTTGGTTTTATCAAGATGCCATCAGTCGTGGATATAAAGTCGGTGTGTCGGCTAATGGCGATGAACATCGGGGACGTTGTGGCGGTGGGGTTCCAGGTACAGCAGTTTTTGGTGTCAATGGTGGAGTTACAGGAATTATTGCCCCCTCGCTTACCAAATCGGATATCAATCACGCCTTGCGTTTTCGTCATACCTGGGCAACAACTGGTGAGCGTCTTGTTGCTTTGTTGTGGTCGGGGGAACATATTCAAGGAGATGAATTTACTACATCTGAAGCAGTTACAATTAACTATCGATTGCTCGGTACAAATGGTTGGGATGAAATTGCGGCATATACTCATAATGGTTTGCTATGGCATCGCAATCTTCAAGCTGAAGCAGGTTATGCTCCAAACAAAATTCGTCTACGCTGGGGTGGCTCACGAATTAAAGACCGCTATCGTTGGGCTGAATGGCGTGGAGTATTAGAATTTTCTAATACAATAGTTCAGCGCTATCAAGCTTATGGTTTTGAACATTCTGAGGAGTATGTAAGACGAAATGGACCACTGCAATTAGAATTTCACTCGGATACCCACGGAGATTCTGATGCAATTGAACTGGAAGTTTCTGATTTGCTCCACGCTCAGTTTCGACTTGAGGTGCAAATCGATAGTTATATCAAAGTCGGAAATCCACTACAACGCAATCCGTATATTCATTGTCCAGAATTTAGTTGGAATTTCACTGGCAAAGAGCTAATTAACCACGGAATACTTCGGCAAAAACTAGGAGGAGCAGAGCTTTTCATCGCAGTAGAAAGGATAAGTGCAACTCCAATGCCAAGAGATATCAGTGACAGTTTTATACTGGAACCTCAGCACAGTCAATACGGTTTTCTGCCTATCTATATTTCCGGTCGTCAAATCGATGATGCTAAAGTCTGGACTAGTCCTTTGTTTATCGTGTTTGAGACTTGAACTATTTATGGGCTGAAGCTTGAGTTGAGCGATCGCTTGCTTTCGCTTAACAATTGTTGCCAAAGAAGTATCGGGAAGGGTTAATTTTTTGCAACTTGAAGGAGTGTGATAAGGAAATATAGTATTTTTTACCGCAGAGAACATAGAGGAGGACACTGCGTTGAAGCTCAAAGCTTGAAGTTCCAAGTTCAGAAGTCAAATTTTCAAGCTCAGAACTCGAAGTTTCGTGTTTAGAACTCAAAGTTTAATATTTGGAACTTCATAAACGAATAATTATAAAATTTGTAAAATACATCACTATTAACTGATTTATTTTCTAATCTAAATTTAGATTCATCTCTCCATCGGTGGTGTCGTCATGATCCAGTACAGATATCGAGTATTGGTAGCCACTGTTGCTTTTTCTTGTGTTTTACCCCTAACAGTTCAAGCCGCTCCACCAGTTGAACATCAAGGGACGACTACACAGACAGTGGAATTTGTACAGCAACGCATTTTGTATGTCAACCCTCAGCAAGGCACAGACGCTCCTAATGCTGGCAAAAGTCAGTTGACTCCTTTGAAGACAATTACCTATGCTTTGCAACAAGCAGAATCTGGCACAGTCATTCAGTTAGCCCCTGGACAGTACCAGGTTGGGGAAACTTTTCCAATTAAACTTAAACCAGGAGTCATTCTCAAAGGTAACGAATTCCAGCAGGGGCAGGGAATTGCGATCATTGGTGGGGGTGACTATCTCAGCCGTATCTTTGCCCGCCAAAATATCACTCTCTTAGCTGCCCCAGATAGTCAAGTTATCGGTGTGACTATTACCAATCCAAATACGCGCGGCACTGGCATCTGGGTAGAATCTGCCAATCCGACTATTCGTAACAATACCTTCGCCAACAACAAGCGAGAAGGTGTTTTTGTCACTGGCACTGCCGATCCCAAAATCCAGAACAATCAATTTATTAATAACGATGCCAATGGAATTTCTGTAACTGGAACAGCCAAAGGCGAAATCCGGGGAAATGTATTTCAAAAAAACGGTTTCGGTTTAGCGATCGGTGGCTCTTCTAACCCCTCAGTAGTCAATAACCAGATTCGAGGCAGCAGAAGTGGCGTGGTAGTAACGGAGAAGGCGCGTCCAAATTTGCAGGCTAATTTCGTTGAAAACAATAGTCAAAACAGTCAAATAGCGATCGCTCAAGCTCAATCAAATGTAAGCAATAATAACTTGCAAAATAATCTAGAAAATAACAGTCAAAATGGTCAAATAGCAAGCACTCCCACTCAGCCAAATCTAGGCAATAATACTTTTCAAAATAATCTAGAAAATAACAGTCAAAATGGTCAAATAGCAAGCACTCCCACTCAGCTAAATCTAGGCAATAACACTTTTCAAAATAATCTACAAAATAATAGTGAGTATGGACAAATAGCAAGCACTCCCACTCAGCCCAATCTAAGCAATAACAATTTTCAAAATAATGTAGAGGAACTAGGTAATGAGGCGAATCTTATACTAACAGAACCGCCCTTACCAGCAGTAGCAGTACCGGAGCAACCAGAGAATAGCATATGGGCGAGAGCGGATCGGGGGATATTAAAAGAAGGTGTATATAGTTTTCCAGATGGATTAGTTATTTACTCAAATGGAAACAACGCATTTTGTGGTTTCACAAGCCCGGCACACTATAAGAGGTATGACAGAGGGTGGGACAATGTGAAGGCAATCAGTGAACAGGATCAAGCCAGAGCTTTATCTGATATGCGTGATGATGGACTCTGTCCCCTAGCTGATGTAGATAAAAATAGCAGGGTGTTTGTTCACGACATCAACCGCAACAATGCGGGGAACGCCCAACAGCTTGCAATTCCGAGTGTAGCAGCACAGCCGCAAGACAAATGGGTTCTAATTATGGGCAATAGAATAGTGGTGATCAACTCTGATGGCAAGGTGTTTACCCATGACATCAGCGGGAACACTATGGGAAATGTCAACCAGCTTCCCAATCCAAGTGGTAGATAAGTGGTTAGGCAAAATTAAAATTACGGGTGGAGATCGGGGAACAGGTTACAGGGTAAAGGGAACAGCTTAAAGAATGTTTAATTAATTTTGTTAAATCTGGGATAGATTCAGCACGAGCAACTTGTATTATCTTTGGCACCAGAAACAACGCTGAGATTATGCAGTTTGTTCTGGTTCTGCTGGTTCTAATTTTTGTCCTAATTTTGGCTCTGTACCAGCAACTAAACGCTCAATATTACTACTATGTCGCCATACTACGTACAATCCACCTATAATGCCAAACAAGATGTAGGGTAGTGGTTGGTGCAAAATTACCATGAAAATAGAAACAGCGATCGCACCAGCAATTGAACTCAAGGAAACTATCCGTGATATGGCGACGACGACAGCAAACACTCCTACTGTTGCCAATGCCACCTGCCAATTCATTGCCAATAAAACGCCCAAACTAGTTGCAACCGATTTACCGCCACTAAATCCTAAAAAAATGGATTTACTGTGTCCCAGTATTGCTGACAAACCCGCTAAAGTTACCATCCAAGATAGCCATATTTCCAGATTTACTGTTGAGGAAATCCAGTTTTGAGTCTGGGCAAAATTGAACAACCAGTAAACAAGGAAAATTACTAAAACTCCTTTTAGACAATCAATCCCTAAAACAAATGCTCCAGGGCCTTTACCTAAAGTTCTTAGCACATTAGTTGCGCCTGTAGAACCAGAGCCAACTTCGCGAATATCAATACCTTTTAATATCCTCACTACTGTGTAGCCTGTAGGAGTTGAGCCTAGCAGATAGGCTAAAACCAAAATTGCCCCACACAAACTGAACCAAATAGCCATATTTTTAGGTAGTTAGTAGTTGGTAGTTAGTCGTTAGTAGTTAATTGCCATTAACCATTAACCATTATCTAAAAATCATCATCATAGCTTCTCATCATTTTCGGATCGGGGGCAAAGGCTAACCATAAAGGAAATTGCAGTAGTGCCAGACTAATTTGCTCTTCGGAATCGTCAATGATAATCAAAGGCAGTAGCTTAGATTTCTGCAAGCGATCAGCTTTTTGGGCTAAAGCTTCTGGTGTCTCAAATAATGTTACTCCGCGATCGGGGCCAAAATCTGGACGACCAATACCCAAACAATCCTGTAAGCCTCGCCGCCACTCTCCTAAGCGTTCCGGCGTATTCGCTAATACTAAAGTGCGAACGCGATCGCCATATAATTTGTGCAATATCGAGATCACTGCTGAACTAATCAGTATATTCTGCAATCTGCTTCCCATTGTTCGCAAAGCACCCCTTCCTCCTTGGTTAAAAAACCAGTCGGAAACTCGTTCAGCGTGAACTGGTTCAAAGGTACGGCGCAATTGCCAAGGTGGGCCATAATAATCTGGTTTGTTGCGATATTGATCTATTAGACGGCGAATTTGTTTGGTAGTGTCTTGAAACTGCTGTTGGGCAAATTGAGGTGTTCCTAACTCAGTTTCTGCTGCTTTAACCTCTTTGACTGTCGATTTTTCTGGTTCTGGCTTAGTCTTCGGCACTAGTTGCAACTGTTCTGCTGCTACCGCCAAATCCTGTAAACTACCTGTGAGATAGTCCTTAAAACCCTGTACTCTAATAGCTAAGTCTTGAGAAGCACCTGCAAATGTGGTTCGCATCTCGTTACGAATACGTTCTTGACGTCGTTCTAGCTGTTCTATTGAAAGTTGCAATGCTTGTTTGCGTTGTTCT from Chlorogloeopsis sp. ULAP01 includes:
- a CDS encoding sulfate ABC transporter substrate-binding protein, with protein sequence MKRRSALRALLFTAGLLIPACTQTQNSTQNEASTSQTQAVTNVQKSKSVELTLVGYGVAKSLFSKIIPAFQQEWKAKTGQDAIFKESYGASGAQTRAILGGLQADILVQNLQSNIDPLVEKDFVSQQWSQRLPNQASPANTVMVLVTRPGNPMQIRDWRDLARENLSIVAINPQTSGNARWGILAGYGSVLKSQGEQAADDFLKGFVKNIKTLVSSGREATDAFVKNKIGDVLITFENEIIFTNNSIPEDYPYIVPTTNIQVDFPVTVVDKIVDKKGTREVAEAFTKFLFSPKGQEIYAQSGYRPIEQQAYQKYAKLYKSVKTLYKIADFGGWKQVNQKLFADGALFDSAQATRTR
- the cysT gene encoding sulfate ABC transporter permease subunit CysT — protein: MSAISVTPSTQRFHQALLQGLALTYVSFIILLPLGAIFLQASKSSWQELGLVVTAPVAVEAYKLSFSAALLAALINSVFGVILAWILVRYNFPGRKLADGLVDLPFAMPAVVAGIALVSLYGSGGVVGQYFDSGTFLGNCLRQLGIEQVNLTSSVVGVVFAKIFVTLPFVVRTVQPVLMEIEPEVEEAAHSLGANSWQTFWRVIFPQLLPAILTGFTLAFARAVGEYGVVVMISGNIPFETMISSVYIYRRLEQYDYSGATAVAIVLLMFSLVILICTNLLYWWSRRYEISIPTKF
- the cysW gene encoding sulfate ABC transporter permease subunit CysW, with product MKFFIKQVKATLQSLPWGRYLLITFGLSFLAIAVVFPLLNIFYQAFANGIEAYWAGVTTPEARHAIFLTVAIALVSLPINIGFGVLLAWILARHSFPGKVLLLGIIDLPLAISPTVVGLMFILLFSHTAGIFGSWLETANIDVIFALPGMILTTLFVTFPFVAREVLPALQNMGLEEEEAAKTLGANSWQTFWRVTFPSIRWALLYGVLICTSRAIGEFGAVSVVSGKLIGQTNTLTLHVEQVYTEYQTVAAFACASLLAVMGLLSLVGQELLRTKDKQ
- a CDS encoding DUF1565 domain-containing protein, with protein sequence MIQYRYRVLVATVAFSCVLPLTVQAAPPVEHQGTTTQTVEFVQQRILYVNPQQGTDAPNAGKSQLTPLKTITYALQQAESGTVIQLAPGQYQVGETFPIKLKPGVILKGNEFQQGQGIAIIGGGDYLSRIFARQNITLLAAPDSQVIGVTITNPNTRGTGIWVESANPTIRNNTFANNKREGVFVTGTADPKIQNNQFINNDANGISVTGTAKGEIRGNVFQKNGFGLAIGGSSNPSVVNNQIRGSRSGVVVTEKARPNLQANFVENNSQNSQIAIAQAQSNVSNNNLQNNLENNSQNGQIASTPTQPNLGNNTFQNNLENNSQNGQIASTPTQLNLGNNTFQNNLQNNSEYGQIASTPTQPNLSNNNFQNNVEELGNEANLILTEPPLPAVAVPEQPENSIWARADRGILKEGVYSFPDGLVIYSNGNNAFCGFTSPAHYKRYDRGWDNVKAISEQDQARALSDMRDDGLCPLADVDKNSRVFVHDINRNNAGNAQQLAIPSVAAQPQDKWVLIMGNRIVVINSDGKVFTHDISGNTMGNVNQLPNPSGR
- the plsY gene encoding glycerol-3-phosphate 1-O-acyltransferase PlsY produces the protein MAIWFSLCGAILVLAYLLGSTPTGYTVVRILKGIDIREVGSGSTGATNVLRTLGKGPGAFVLGIDCLKGVLVIFLVYWLFNFAQTQNWISSTVNLEIWLSWMVTLAGLSAILGHSKSIFLGFSGGKSVATSLGVLLAMNWQVALATVGVFAVVVAISRIVSLSSIAGAIAVSIFMVILHQPLPYILFGIIGGLYVVWRHSSNIERLVAGTEPKLGQKLEPAEPEQTA
- a CDS encoding DUF3086 domain-containing protein, whose translation is MNPEEYQAPQPTEESVVQKEEQSLTSDLQENSSVEPVAEAAQNSTLDTEVKDDFTSDSPLINAEATSLTDESKQELSADDIAVPEQEATLTLESQVNAEDDQLKVVQRIAELQQQEQALKQEIASLQAQMQQTQTAMGKLVQEALAGLEQRKQALQLSIEQLERRQERIRNEMRTTFAGASQDLAIRVQGFKDYLTGSLQDLAVAAEQLQLVPKTKPEPEKSTVKEVKAAETELGTPQFAQQQFQDTTKQIRRLIDQYRNKPDYYGPPWQLRRTFEPVHAERVSDWFFNQGGRGALRTMGSRLQNILISSAVISILHKLYGDRVRTLVLANTPERLGEWRRGLQDCLGIGRPDFGPDRGVTLFETPEALAQKADRLQKSKLLPLIIIDDSEEQISLALLQFPLWLAFAPDPKMMRSYDDDF